One window of the Streptomyces sp. ITFR-21 genome contains the following:
- a CDS encoding winged helix-turn-helix transcriptional regulator: protein MSEGSGAGVHQVCERFHAAIELIGGRWTGAILRAVFTGQHRFAHIRAAVPGLSDTMLAQRLRTLEAHGLLERRAAGTGSAAQPEYHLTRKGEELGPVLDAVIAWSHRWITLPADPSGP from the coding sequence GTGTCCGAAGGGTCCGGGGCGGGCGTCCACCAGGTGTGCGAGCGGTTCCACGCCGCCATCGAGCTGATCGGCGGCCGCTGGACCGGCGCCATCCTGCGCGCGGTCTTCACCGGTCAGCACCGCTTCGCCCACATACGGGCCGCGGTGCCCGGCCTCAGCGACACCATGCTGGCCCAGCGGCTGCGGACCCTGGAGGCACACGGCCTCCTCGAACGCCGCGCCGCCGGGACCGGCTCGGCCGCGCAGCCCGAGTACCACCTCACCCGGAAGGGCGAGGAGCTGGGCCCGGTACTCGACGCGGTGATCGCCTGGTCGCACCGCTGGATCACCCTTCCGGCGGACCCCTCCGGGCCGTGA